tgttattgctgatgcgttatcacgtcgttataccttgttatctcagcttgattttcggatatttggattggagactataaaagaacaatatgaacatgatgcagattttaaggatgttttgcagcattgtaaagagggcagaacatggaacaagttcgtcattaatgatggatttgtgttccgtgctaacaagctatgcatcccagatagctccgttcgtcttttgttgttacaggaggcacatggaggagggttgatgggtcacttcggcgtgaagaagaccgaagatgtgctcgctgatcatttcttttggcctcggatgagacggatgttgagagatttatcgctcgctgcactacatgtcaaaaagctaagtcacgactcaatcctcatggtttatatatgcctctccctgttcctaatgttccttgggaagatatatcaatggattttgttttgggattgcctcgaactcagaaggggagggatagcatatttgttgttgttgatagattttctaagatggcacattttataccttttcataagagcgatgatgctacaaatgttgctgatttattctttcgtgaaattgttcgcttgcatggtctgcccaatactatagtttcagatcgtgacacaaaatttcttagccacttttggagatgtttatgggctaagttggggactaaattgttttttagtactacatgtcatccccaaacagatggacaaactgaagttgttaatagaacattatctactatgcttagggctgttttaaagaagaacttgaaaatgtgggaagaatgtttacctcatattgaatttgcttataatcgttcactgcattcaacgacaaaattgtgcccttttgaaattgtttattGCTTTATACCTcgtgcaccaattgatttgttacctttgccaacttctgaaaaagttaactttgatgctaaggaacgtgctgaacttataataaaaatgcatgagacgactaaagagaacattgagcgcatgaattctaagtataaacttgcgggagataggggcagaaaacaaattgtgtttgaacctggagatcttgtttggttgcatttgcgcaaagatcgtttccctgatttgcgcaagtctaagttaatgccacgagctgatggtccctttaaggtgttagcgaaaattaatgataatgcatataaacttgagctacctgcagattttggggttagtcccacgtttaatattgcaaatttgaagccttatttgggagaagaagatgaactaccgtcgaggacgacttcgattcaagaaggggaggatgatgaggacatcccaactaatgatacaaccacagcccctacagcacctacacctcaagtaccggagatacatggaccaattactagagctcgtgcacgacaactaaattatcaggtactttcgttcctcggtacttcatttaatattaatgagaatatgccctagaggcaataataaatttgttattatcatatttcattgttcttgataaatgtttattgtccatgctataattgtattgattggaaactcaaatacatgtgtgtggataaataaacaaataccgtgtccctaatacgcctctactagattagctcgttgattaaagatggttaaggtttcctaaccatagacatgtgttgtcatttaataacgaggtcatatcattaggagaatgatgtgatggacagacccaaacctaaacatagcttttgatcgtgtcacttaagtttaagttgcttatgttttattatgtcaagtatcatttccttagaccatgagatcatgccactccctagtaatatatcgcgagacaaagagaattggatactggattaattgaatcctcgacatagtggttcaaccgatgagatcttcatggaatatgtgggaaccattatggacatccaggtcccgctattggttattgatatttgatcatgtccacatgttctcgaacccatagggtcacacacttaacgtttcatgttgcttgggttagatgagataaatgatgatgatatcgaattatgattcggagtcttggatgggatcctagacgtaacgaggagctccggaatgttccggagataaacatttatatatggaaagttgttttcaggttCCGGAAAGTTCGGAATATTttccggttttgaccgggaagcttctagaaggttccggagggatccggaggtttccaccttgaggcccacctatccctgggctacaTGGGCTTGTGAGGGAgtaccctggccttaatgggccagGGGGCTGCCCCCCACaaggcccatgcggccagccCACCCTAGGGCTAAAGGGTAACTTGGGGGGGGGAGGAAACCCTATTAGGGTTTCCCTCCCCTAGCCGCCAGCCCCCTTTTGGAAAGGGGGGCAGATCTGGCCGGCCACCCCCTCccctacccctatataaatagagggggGGTGGCAAGGGGGAGGATACACCAAGccttcagttggatctctctcccctgagccctcctctcctcctcttctcacgtgcacggcgtagccctgcccgtggggatattcaccatagtcaccacgccgtcgtgctgccgggatctcatctacctctccctctcgcttgctggatcaaggaaaggaagagacgacgtgaagctgaacgtgtggataccaaggaggtgttGTCCGTTTGGCACTGAGAttaatctcattgaaagttccattacaccaacaacgatctcgtgatcgtaacgcttagcggtctacgagggtatggtgttcatgatccctctcgttgcatacatctagtatatatattcttgggttttcttccgcacttctcgtaggaaaatttttgtttcctatgcaacgaacccaacacttcgtggtcaggttgatcgtgcccccgtgggatcaataaccttctggagttggtgtatcgatcgctaaggcgctgcctcctaggttgtagtcggatcgtcaacgtcatctcctaccaaatcgataattaggtatctcatcgaaagatcgggacaccctcgaggctatcacacACCATCACACATCATCAAAATCCGGAGGTCAGGAAGGCACAACCGGACAAGCTAATTCCCAGCATGTGCGGAATGCGCACGCCTCCGAATCATCTCGCCGTCGTCTTCCACGAACCCATCTTCACGACAAAGAGCGATACATTGTAACTGCCAAGCCTGGCAACAACGACAAGAACCAGAGCCATACCGACAAATGCTCGGCCACCGATAAAGATCACCTCACCCGCAGATCTAGCGTTCCCCCAACGGCGTCCCCAAGGGGGAGAACGACGACGCAATCTTCGCCGCCGTCCAGTCCGAGGACTTTGGATTTTCACCCGGGAACCTAGAACGAGGATGGTGCGGGAGCACCTCGACAACGCCTCATGGAAGGGGGGAGACGTTTAAAAAATGTCACTGTCGTCGTGGTCGGGCAAGCCGACCAAGTGTTTCCCTCGAAACCACACCGCCATCTTGAAAGCCGTCGCCTGATTGACAGATCTGGGACTGTCGCAGCCGCAACATCAGGGAATGCCACAACCGGGCAGGGCCAGGCCCGCCGGCTCCAAGGATGCAGATGGGCAGGCGTTCGTGAAACGCAGCGAGGACAGGCCACCGACGCCGCGAGGGATCCGCCGCCCGTGCctgacccgcgccgccgcacagTCGTCGTCGACTCCGCAGACGCGGCGAAGCCTTTCCGCCACCGCCAAGAACCTCCGCCCCCAAGCCCTAGGCCTCATCGCTGCCACAAAACCGCAACACGCACAAGGCCctgccgccaccggcgccggacGGGCTTTGCCCGACGGTGAGAGCCGACGGCGGCAAGGGATGAGGTCACGGATTTTTCGGATCGGgtgctggggaggaggggttcGTATGTTCTTATATGCAAAAGTAAATATTGCTCGCAGAGATGAATCAATGGATCCAATCCTGCATATCAACTTGCAtatgaagtactccctccgatccataataagcgTAGGCGATTTAGTAATGGATCGGATGGAATAGTTTATAGGAGAAATTTTCATATGGTTTCAAACCCCGCGAGACAAATGATTAGGAAGAATCctttgaaattttaaaaaaaaatcgaacgAGAGAGGCTGGGGACCATAGAATTAAGAAATGTTTTAAGGTGATGCTTTACATTACACTACACGTTATCGTCTACACGAATAGTTAGAAAACTGTTCGAGTCAATTATAGGAAATAAACCTAAATTGTACTGATTGAGGAATTTTGAAAGGATATTAATTAACTACGGTAGGCTAGGCATCCACGCGCCTTTGGATGAGTCTATTTTTGAAAGGAGTATTATTTTGGACCAAAGTTTGTTTCCCGATACGAGGAGCATTTTTTAGGTTCTAGGAATGTAGGTGCATGTAGCACTGGGTAACCTGCGCAAAGCCACGAGGTCCATGACCGGTGGAGGCAAGCTGCGAGCTGCACGGCGCAAAGGAATAAATTACGTGCGCCGTGTACTGCTACTGCTGCAGATGACAGCCAGCAACATCTCCTTTCGTTTCATTTTTCCACGACGAAAAGAGGGCCGCCGTACATTTGCAGAAACCAAACCCACGATCCAAGCAAAGGCacaccccgccgccgtcgtcagCCAGCCGATGGAGAGGAGCGTGCATGGCCGCAGTGCAGAGACACCACCGCACCTTCGACCCGGGCCGGCCACGTTCTCCCGAAAGCTGTAAAACCAGGGGCGCGCACCCGACTGTCTTTTCCCGTCAACAACGCGAACGTGCCGTGCCCCTGCGCTTGGCTTGTGGGAGCGCGACCGCGGGACGGCGTGACGGGCACGGCCGCGCATGATTGGGGTGGCGAGCACCGAGCAGAGAGATCTTGAGCAGCACGTGGACCGGCCATGTGCCCCCGTTCTCGTTTCTCCCCCACAAGCGGGGCCCTCAACATATCCGTCCACCATGCAAAAGGACAAAAGCGGACTTGTGCCCACGCACTCCCTGTTCTCTCGCTCGCCCTCAACAGTCTCGGTCCAGCGGACGGGTGAATGATGAGGCGGGTCAAGCAACCAACGGTGAAAATGGGGGTTGGAAGCTGCGGCCCGCAGGTGCTGCGAGAGAGCGGTGCGGACggctgcaaaagaaaagaaactcaTCTCGGTGCAGTCATGGACGGCTAACCTCCTCGGGGCTTAGATTAAGGGGCCAATTGCTGGCCGGAGACTGCGCCTTTCGATCTACTAGTACTACTGCCAAAAGAATAAAGAGCGGGGTGGCTCAAACACGAAGGGCCGCGCGCCGCTATATATATTGATCTCGTGCTACTAAAAGCCTACCGATCTGATCGGCCGATTGCTTTCCTTTCCTTGTGGTGGagtgctgctgttgctgtactgcaatttttaaatttgCACCGATGCGGATGAGCAGCGGCTTTAAACGGATCGGGCGACTTCAACAATTTTGGCTAACTCGTTGGGTGCCGACACGTCCTTTGGACCACGATCCTAACTAGTACTCCATCTCCAGGGACAACAGGAAGACGGTGGAAAAAGTCATGTTTACGGATTAAGACCGACCAAAATAATTGAACACAAACGGTTGAACAGAAGCCAGACGCTTGTCTCGTCACAGTTATTTTTCCGTGACATTGTTTATGGCAAAAAAATAACTCTCTTATGCTAAATATCATCGTTCACACAAAAATcctgcaaaacaaaagaacacaAAATTTATTTAAGTTCTCTCACAAACTTATTATTGCTATTTTAGACACGACACTCATAGAGCATCAAATAGGTTATACTTTAACATTCATGCACTAGGAGAAAACACTTACAAATACAACTTGGTATATCCTGATGTTATCAAGTGTATTACGATAAAGGCCACTATTGGTTTTAGAAAATACAACTTAGCACAAGTACTTTGATTTGCTTCTAAATCAAATCTGTCATATCTATATGCTATATTCCTACTTATGTAATATAATTCATTTTTATTACCGAATGTAATAAAATTCATTGATGTTAGTCAGTCTTTCATATAACAATTTATTTCTActacatatttttttcataaataatTTTACTACTCAACAGCTCCGCATGTAGGGCATTTGGTGCTCGACCGATTTTCTCAACAACCCTAATTGAAAACATCTAATAATTCACAAAAATGCCGGATCATACACATCCTCCGGATATTAGCAATATCATATTTGCAAGTATATCCACCAAATATCCAATTCACTAATACTGAGTATCTATATCCAGGTACGTGTGGTCAGGGGATTCTTGAGTGCATCTCGCCCTTGGAGGATTTTTCCCATTGTCCATTTAGAGGGTTTTTTAGACAAACGGGAGTGGACAAAATATCATGTTGTCCAATGGAGCAATCGTTTATCCTCCTCATGAGTTTTGGATGGGTGGGTCAAACGGAAAATGGACAGCTTTATTCTCTTTCcaaatttggagaaaaaaatgtCCTCAGGTTTTTTTTGCGCACATAGACGACCATGTATAGCCGAATAAAAAGAGTTTGAGGATTTCATTGAAAGATACCCTAAAATTGCATAATCAGAGCAAATCCGAACAATTTACACAAGCTCAGATGGAAGAGGAAGTTTGACCGGCCAACGCTCTGCCAACTGTTGGTTAATAACATGGCCCGAGGGCACGGAACACAAAATTTAACGCCCGGAATTTTACAGCTCCCGAGTCCGTCGAGTCCGTCCTTCCCGTAGTTCCTGCACCACGTGGGCCCGCCGCTATATTATTCTCGCCGTACCATTTTCACCGACACCGGCGGTAAAAAGAAAACACCCTGCAGCGTTACGGCCGATCCTGGCCGTCCGATACCCCGACCGATCGCATCCAGCGGCGCGACCTCCCCCACCTACCACAATTAATTGGGCTGCCCCGTCTTCCGGCAGGCGGCAGCAGCGAAGTCCAGTCTCAGCTCACTCGCCCGTGTCCAGTCTTCGCCTCTTCTTGCCAGCTATACCCCCTCTCCgtggatcttcttcctcctcgcgcgagcgccgccactcatcccgctgccgagcgcccgagcccccttcgtcttcctcctcgctcgagcgcctccaccgcaggttgatctccccttcgattctctcgctcccgaccgtttctcctcccatcacaccacgaacggattccgccctttagatccccgtttcataagcttccccaattcgtaactgaggcaaaaatcaaggtagggcgcccgccctaccttgccctactgggtcctccgcccgtcaTCTTCTGGATGAACTCGAGTTCTTGGTCAGATGTGGCCGGTCAACTACTGGCGGAGTTACGAGTTTTGGTGTTAGATTTAGGGGTTTGGGGATGCCATTGCTGGGTTTAAGTTTAAATCTTCTCAGCTCCTGTCACTGGGATCCCCTAAAGTTTAGGTGTTTAAATGCAATTATTGGTGGCAATGATGAGGTGTTGTAGTTCAGTAGGGCCAGTATGGAGATAGGTTTTATTTCTACTAATATGTCAAAGGGGTCATCAACTTCGGCCTTGTCGTGCCTTATTTGCGGTGCATGCAAGATATAATGCTAGCGGTGTTGGCCGAATTGACAGTTTATTGTTGGGGTGTACTAGCATTTGGTTTGATTAAGCATTCATGCCGTCAGGTTGAGTAGTGCATTTTGTGTTACGAGTTGTAGTTATATAAGCACGAACTTTTCTCAAGTGTCGCTGCCTTACAGGTTACTCTGTTCCGTAATGGCTGGTGACATTACGTGTGGATCTTTGCTGCAGAAACTGCAGGTATGCGGCTGTTACCTATGCTTTGTAAACTGGCAAACTGCAACGAAGTTGTTTTCGGTTTTCACCTCGGCTTCTGTAGTTCATGGGGATATGCTTCTTATCTTAAAATCCTTTGGCTATAGTTTGTATGGGATGAAGTTGGTGAGAGCGACGAGGACCGCGACAAGGTCCTGTACCAGCTGGACCAGGAGTGCCTGGATGTTTACAAGAGGAAAGTTGATCAGGCCACCAACTCTAGGGATCTCCTTATCCAGGCCCTAGATGACTCGAAGATTGAGCTTGCTAGGCTTCTTTCTGCTCTTGGGGAGAAAGCTATAACAAGAACTGTAAGTCAATTATCACCGTGCCTAATGATTGTTGGTTGATTTTCACGTAGCAATGTTGTGCATACTCCGTCGGACTAGAGTACCAACTTTTGTAGTTTTTTTCTGAATTAGCAATTCTCACCACATTCTTCTCCTCTTGACGTGCATGAGATTTGATTGTTCTAGCTCAGTCAGATGAtcttttcgagaaaaaaaagtcagaTGATACCTCATTCAGAATTTTTATGTAGAATCAGTATTTGTGTAAACATTGGAAGTAAATTGAGAATTATGAATACATGCAGCCTGAGAAAACATCGGGGACAATCAAGCAACAGCTGGCTGCTATAGCACCAACACTTGAGCAGTtgaataagaagaaaaatgagagAGTACGGGAATTTGTTAGTGTACAGTCACAAATTGATCAAATATGCGGTGAGATTGCTGGCACAACAGAGGTCGGTGAGCAGTTGGCAACGCCACAGGTCAATGAGGACGATTTGACACTTGAGAGGCTTGAAGATTTCCGGTCTCAACTCCAGGAACtcgagaaagagaaggtattTACCCCATCTCGCACTTAATTTTGTGTTTTAGATAATGGAAGAGAACTTTCCATCCTTCTGGGCGTCTCTTCATATTGTTTATGAAGCTTGACTTTTGCTTCATCATTGGTTCCCCATGGCTAACAAGATGTCCGCCCACTTGAAAATTTGTTTGCAGAGCAATAGGCTGGAGAAGGTTCTTGAGTATGTAAGCATAGTACATGATCTCTGCACTGTCTTGGGGATGGATTTTCTCAACACAGTGACTGAAGTTCATCCCAGTCTAGATGACTCCATTGCTGATAATTGCAAGAGCATCAGCAACGATACATTGTCAAAGCTTGACAAGACAGTAGCCACACTGAATGAAGATAAGAAATTGAGGCTATGCAAGGTAATAGCACATTTCTTAATCCTTTCTGAAATTCTGAAGCACATACCCTATTAAATGAGCAATCTCATTGTTGACTATTTCCTATTCTCAGCTTCAAGAGCTTGCTGGTCAACTCTATGATCTTTGGGATCTCATGGATGCTCCCCTGCAAGAAAGAAACATGTTTGATCATGTCACCTGCAACAGATCAGCATCTGTAGATGAAGTCACTGCTTCTGGAGCCCTTGCCCTTGATTTAATTGAACAGGTGCAATGATGTTGCAAATTATTTGGTAGGATTATTTCTTTGCATTATTAGTTTGTTTCTGCTCTATTTTTGACCTTTTCTTCCAATTCAGGCTGAGATAGAGGTCCAAAGGCTAGACCAGTTAAAATACAGCAAGATGAAAGAAATTGCTTTCAAGAAGCAAACTGAGTTGGAAGACATCTATGCTGGTGCTCACATAGTAATAGACACAGCAGCTGCCCATTTGAAATTATTGGCGCTTATCGAGGCAGGGAACATAGAACCAACAGAACTCATTGCGGATATGGAAGGTCAAATAGCAAAAGCAAAGGAAGAAGCATTGAGTAGAAAAGACATACTAGATAAAGTTGAAAAATGGATGTCAGCATGTGAAGAAGAAAGCTGGCTTGAAGATTATAACCGGGTATGTtaatacttttttttgctttgaaaAGGGTATGTTAATACTTAATAATTTATTTTAGAAATCAATTCTACCTGGTTTTGGGAGTAGCTTCTCATAcacatttttaaaaaaaaatccttctgCAGGATGACAACAGATATAACTCAAGCCGAGGTGCTCATCTGAATCTCAAACGTGCAGAAAAAGCTCGTATACTTGTCAGCAAGATCCCAGGTGTGTGAAATACAACAATATACATCCGCTGCAAACATTTCTATGCCTTATTTTTACCAGGAACAATTTCATGCCTTGGACATCTACTTATGTTCATTGGGCTTATTTGTAAGCTATACTGGTTATTTCTAAGTAAATATATGGAGTATGGTTACTTATTACTGCTCATATGCTTTATTCTATATTTCTATTCTTAGCTTACGGCACTAACGGAATGATTGCTTTCATTCTAGCACTTGTTGAAACTCTGGTGGCCAAGACCAGGGCATGGGAAGAGAGTCGTGGTTTGTCCTTTATGTATGATGGTGTACCTCTTCTAGCTATGTTAGATGAGTATGTTATGCTTagggaggaaagagaagaagacaaGAAAAGAATGCGTGTAAGTTCTACTTGCTCTTTAAATTTGGAAGCCAATGGTTCCCTGACTACAGAATGCCCTTGCATTGTCATTTGAATTGTATTAAGTCCCCTCTTGTATGTTCAGTATTTAGATTTGCTGAATACGTTTCGCAATTAGCATTTGGGTCATAGAAATGCACTCCCTCATTTTATGATCTGCCATCAGTTGTTCAGTTTGTACCCTTGGATTTCAGTTCATTAGGACGGTGTGGTCATACTCATGCCTAATCATAGCTaggaaaaaatgaaacatGGAAACACAAACACTTCTTGATTCATCACGGATGCCTAGGGCTAGATTATTTTTATATATGGCATATGTTTTCAACTGCTACTTCCATAATATTAAGGGGATAACCTAatgtttattttctatatTGGTTGGTGCGTTCACATCGCAGGAACAAAAACGCTATGTTGAGCAGAAACTTAATACTGATCATGAAGGGCCATTTGGATCACGAGTCAGCCCTAACAGACCGGTCACTGCAAAGAAGTTGCCTGGCGCAAAAT
This is a stretch of genomic DNA from Brachypodium distachyon strain Bd21 chromosome 1, Brachypodium_distachyon_v3.0, whole genome shotgun sequence. It encodes these proteins:
- the LOC100842316 gene encoding 65-kDa microtubule-associated protein 1; its protein translation is MAGDITCGSLLQKLQFVWDEVGESDEDRDKVLYQLDQECLDVYKRKVDQATNSRDLLIQALDDSKIELARLLSALGEKAITRTPEKTSGTIKQQLAAIAPTLEQLNKKKNERVREFVSVQSQIDQICGEIAGTTEVGEQLATPQVNEDDLTLERLEDFRSQLQELEKEKSNRLEKVLEYVSIVHDLCTVLGMDFLNTVTEVHPSLDDSIADNCKSISNDTLSKLDKTVATLNEDKKLRLCKLQELAGQLYDLWDLMDAPLQERNMFDHVTCNRSASVDEVTASGALALDLIEQAEIEVQRLDQLKYSKMKEIAFKKQTELEDIYAGAHIVIDTAAAHLKLLALIEAGNIEPTELIADMEGQIAKAKEEALSRKDILDKVEKWMSACEEESWLEDYNRDDNRYNSSRGAHLNLKRAEKARILVSKIPALVETLVAKTRAWEESRGLSFMYDGVPLLAMLDEYVMLREEREEDKKRMREQKRYVEQKLNTDHEGPFGSRVSPNRPVTAKKLPGAKSNGTSINGTPPNRRLSVSGQQNGSRSGGKDSKRDATKAVSSPGNGATAAKEDASSHISGTDLAPSTP